The DNA segment GAAGCACCGGTTTGGAACCATCATCGCCATAGCGATCCTTGGGTTCCTAGCGTTCTACGGATACTTTGGCAGGGACCTCCTCAAGTTCCTCGGCGGCGCCACCCAGTCGAATCCACTCTACCAGACCGTTGCCGAGCTCGCGAAAACGGACTGGAAAACCATAGCGGCATACTACAGCGTCAAGAGCAATGACGCCATAATCTTCATACTATCCGCCGTCGGATTCATCACAGTGGCTGCAAGGTTCGTGAGGAAGCTCGTCAAAAACGACCTGACCGGTCACAAGGAGATATTCCTAGTATCTTACTACGCGGGTTCCCTCTACCTTCTCCTGCTCGCGGTTCGCTTCGTGTTCCAGGCTTCGGGAGCCATACTCCTCCTCGCGGGCGTTGCAATCGGCGAGGCGTTCCTCTTCGTGGAGACCATGAAGGAGAGCGCCACAACCAAGGCCCTCTACGCGGTACTTCTGATAATCCTCTTCCTGCCACTGCCCATCATTGGGGCCCAGTACACGGGAGACATCGCCAAAAGCACCGCCAAGGCCCAGGGTTCCGTCCCAGCCGAATGGATGAACACCCTGAACTGGCTGAAGGAGAACAGCCACCCGCTCGACAGCGCCACGAGCTGGTGGGACTACGGCTACTGGATTGAGTCAAGCCTCCTCAGTCACAGGCGCTCCGCCACCGACGGCGGTCACGCATACGACAGACGCTACATAGTCGCGGACTTCTTCTCCCACTACGGCAACGAGAGCGAGCAGGACTTCGAGGCCTGGGAGCTGAACTACATGATAGTCTGGCAGCAGGACATCTACAAGTTCAACGCCATAAGCTACCTCGGCGGTGCGATAAACTACTACGAATACAGCCACATCCCGATGTTCCAGGTCGTGCCAATGCAGTACGTTAAGTACGCCAACGAGAGTGGAAAGACGGTTGTCTACCTTAAGACGGCCGCGGGTGACAAGCAGCCAGCGATGACAGTGGATCTGGCCAGGGGACAGATTATTCAGGGCAGGGGAGACATTCCGTACGTCCTCTATCTCTTCGGCAACTATGGCATTCTGGCGTACCACAAGATAGCCTTCAGCAACTTTGTCAGGCTCGTGTTCCATATGCCGTACTCCCTCGAGCCGTGGGATGCTCAGAAGCTCTTCGCCAACTTCAAGCCGGTCCACAACGACGAAGGCGTCTCAACCTACGAGTTCAGGCCATTCGCTGTGTATAGAATCGATCGGTACGAGAACGGCACCTGGAAGACATTCTACAGCACTATGGGCGGAGGAAAACTCCCGCTCGGAGAGCAGAAGCTCAGACTCTGGATTTCGGCCTTCGGCAGGGACGTCAAGGACGCAGCCCTGGTCTTCGAGGCATACAACGGAACCGAGCTCATCAAGAGGGAGACCCTCGCTGAGGGCCTCGGCATAAACCACCTCAACGAGACCCCCGTGGAGGTCAGCCTCTTTGTCCCGAACGCCACCAAGTACCGCTTTGTCCTAATCCAGGACGGTCCCGTTGGAGTGCTCAACGGCGAGCCGAGGGTAAACGGGAAGGTCGCCAATCCAACCTACCTCTTGGGTGAAGGCCAGAGTGGTCAGCTCGAGCTCAAAGCCGCGTTCAGAAAGGACTACAGCAATGTGCAGCTTGCACTCAGGGCGAGCATAGTTTACTACGTCGCCCCCAACGGCAAGGACATCTATCAGGATAAGTTCTATCTAGAACCCCACCAGGACATCATAACCTACGTTCCGGTCAAGGAGCTGAGCGTCAAGGCCGGTGACAACGTGATAACGGCGCAGGCTTCGATGCCGTCCGATGTGTTCAGTGCATACATCGAGAAGCTCTACCAGAAGTACGGTGAGGACAAGGTTGTCATAGTCAAGAAGCGCGTGGAGCCGGTGTTCATAACGAAGAAGGAGTACGTAATCTGGGAGGGCTGAGCCCTCCTAATCCCTGACTATTTTTATCCCTCCTATGCCCCTAAGTCCGCTCTTCTCCGCGGTCCTCACAACCCCTGGCAGGAACCGAACCTTCGGCCGCAGCACGAGCGCCTCCACCTCTCTGAAGCCCAGCTTCCAGAGGGCAAAGGCCCTGTGGTGGCCGTCGAGGATATAGTAGCGCCTCCCGTAGGGTATGACTGTTATCGGGGCATCGTACCCGTGTTTTATCTCCTCCAGCACCACGAGAAGCTTCACCTCACTGAGCTCCGCCTGTGTTGGGACGAGAAGCTCCACGGGCAGGAAAGAATACTCCATCTCAAAATCGATACCGTAGGCCGCCCTGTATTCGTTCATTATGTGCTCCGCGCGTTTAAACGCCTCCTCCCGGGTTATGAGCCGTATCCTCCTCAAACCTTCCTCCCCCTGACCGCCACGAACGCCGCAAGGTTCCTGCATTTCCTGTGGCACTTCCTGTCCGTTCCCTCGGCCAGTCCCGTGAAGGGCCAGAACGAGGGGAAGAATATTACCCCCGCACTCTCAACCTCCCCGAATCCCGCCCCCAGGAGGAGCTCCTCAAGCTCGCTGGGAGTGTAAAAGCGAGCATAGCGGTAGGCTGTTTCAACGAAGAGGCTTTTAAGCCGTTTGAAGAGGAACCATACGCTGCGTCCGTTCATGGTGCCGATGACCGCCTCACCCCCCGGCCTCAGGACGCGGTAAATTTCGGAGATGACGTTTTCCGGCTCGTGGATGAACTCGAACATCGTGACGCTCAGAACGAGGTCAAAGCTCCCATCCGGAAACGGCAGGCTGTAGGCGTCTCCTCTGACGCAGTTCAGGCCCTTCGAGCGCGCTACCCTCAGCATCCCCTCGCTGGCGTCGAGGCCGACGACGTCGAAGCCCATTCTTTTGAGCTCCAGGGTATAGTTCCCGGTCCCGCAGCCGAGGTCGAGGGCCCTTCCCCTTCTGGTCCGCAGCATGGAGAATATCAGCCACTTCTCCGTTCTGTCCACGTAGCGGCCCGTCTTCGTCCGGTACCACCCGTCGTAGCGTTCGGCTATCCTGTCAAAGTACTCGACCATTCAGACGCCCACCTTGCCCTCGATTGTCGGCGGCTTATCAATGCGGTCGTCGATTTTGAGGCTTATCACGACGCGCTTTGCCCCCGCTTCCAGAATCGCCCTGTGGCATCTCTCAACCAGTTCGAGAATCTCATCCACCGGGCCCTCCACCACCGTCCCCATTGGACAGACCCTGTACTTCAGTCCGCTGGAGGCTATAACGTCGATAACCGGACGCAGGTACTCCCCGACGCTGGGACTCTCCGTGCCGAGCGGGAAGAGGCAGAGCTCCGCGACCGCCATTCAACCACCCCCCGCGGGAGGGAATATGTGAACCACATCCTCCTCACTCAGCTCGGTATCGAGGCCCTTGAGGTGAAAAACGTTGTGGCCGTTGACGAGGACCATGCCGTCTATGGGCTTATCCGGGCCGACGCGGGGCGTTCCAAGGAGCTGCTTCTTTATCTCTGGGGTATAATGTTCGGCAAGGTAATCTATGAGCTCGCGGACGGTCCTCACCCCGTGAACCTCAACCTTCCGCCTGCCGATTATCTCGCGGAACGTGGCATAGAACATGACCTTCATCTGGGTCACCTAGGGGAGGTTGGACAAAAACCCTTAAAGTGATTTCGCCGTAGAACTATCAAATGACAGTACTAACCGTTGAACCCCCCGAGTACTATCCCGTGGTCGAAAAACTCTTCGCTGGGAACATCCGGGACGCCCTCGAAACCCTAGGCGTGGAGCTCGTGGGTATGAAAGTCGGCGTGAAGCCGGTTGGGAGGGTCATAAAGCTGGCATTCCTCTTCGAAATCCGCAGGCCCGAGACGTTTCTTCCCGGCGAGCTGGACTCGATAATATCGGGCCTCCTTGAGAAGCTAGCCGAGGACGCCACCCGCACGTTTGGGAGGCTGTACGACGCCAGGTTTCAGGTGGCGGGATTCAGAACCATAGAGGCAGCCAGAAAGCCGCGGAAGGAAGAAGTCAGCCTCGTGGTAAGCTGCCCCGACGATATCAGGAGGACGATAGAACGACTGGGGAAGGGACTTGTAATCTACCTGAAGGACAAGCGGGTTGAATTTTCCACCATCACGTTAACAATGCCCGTGGATGGAAGGCCCAAACTGACGATCACTCTGCTCGTTCCGGAGAAAAAGTCACCGCATGATAAAGAGGCCCTCGCAAGGGAGCTTGAACGCAAAGCAACCTCCTACCTCAGAACCCTCAACGCGGGATACATATCCGTGGAGGCCAAGGTTCTGGATCCAGGCGACAAGAAGATAGGGGTAATCATGAAAAAGCTCGACGAGATAGAAAAGGAAGCGGAGGAACTTTCAAGGATGGACGATATAAGGGAGCTTATGAGCGTCCTTGGAAAAGGGACTCCCGAGAGCTGATGTAATCCAGAAGAGGACGTATCCTCTTCCACACCTCCTCGACTCCCCCGTTTCCTTCTATCCTAACGTATATCCCCTTTCCCCGGTAGAATTTTATTATGGGCT comes from the Thermococcus celericrescens genome and includes:
- a CDS encoding STT3 domain-containing protein, which produces MVKTEIKEKRKKKGENTPLPGYYQKFKSYGLPLIALLLAYLGFKLRNITSNYKTFLDPDTFFHYEMYRQAITEWIPQYFAYADPPAGVKAGGYLGLYTVQAIFYKIVSIFGYDQLGAFKLWPPFVGAMTIVAVYLLGRKLHSNWAGLWAAAFMMFSYANFSKTYSGNNRGEGPFMMFFLYAVFFLLVYLDERKWNPKKILSGVLFLLTSVLYMAVWTGSQFGVGILLLFAGLTVVVFFTFGMMDVLRRFVRDFFPLFGLSLVIGLVFSYTRLVGIRSFLVFAIEGLVALSALVAIMIYGERVGLNYSDKKHRFGTIIAIAILGFLAFYGYFGRDLLKFLGGATQSNPLYQTVAELAKTDWKTIAAYYSVKSNDAIIFILSAVGFITVAARFVRKLVKNDLTGHKEIFLVSYYAGSLYLLLLAVRFVFQASGAILLLAGVAIGEAFLFVETMKESATTKALYAVLLIILFLPLPIIGAQYTGDIAKSTAKAQGSVPAEWMNTLNWLKENSHPLDSATSWWDYGYWIESSLLSHRRSATDGGHAYDRRYIVADFFSHYGNESEQDFEAWELNYMIVWQQDIYKFNAISYLGGAINYYEYSHIPMFQVVPMQYVKYANESGKTVVYLKTAAGDKQPAMTVDLARGQIIQGRGDIPYVLYLFGNYGILAYHKIAFSNFVRLVFHMPYSLEPWDAQKLFANFKPVHNDEGVSTYEFRPFAVYRIDRYENGTWKTFYSTMGGGKLPLGEQKLRLWISAFGRDVKDAALVFEAYNGTELIKRETLAEGLGINHLNETPVEVSLFVPNATKYRFVLIQDGPVGVLNGEPRVNGKVANPTYLLGEGQSGQLELKAAFRKDYSNVQLALRASIVYYVAPNGKDIYQDKFYLEPHQDIITYVPVKELSVKAGDNVITAQASMPSDVFSAYIEKLYQKYGEDKVVIVKKRVEPVFITKKEYVIWEG
- a CDS encoding ParB/RepB/Spo0J family partition protein, producing the protein MRRIRLITREEAFKRAEHIMNEYRAAYGIDFEMEYSFLPVELLVPTQAELSEVKLLVVLEEIKHGYDAPITVIPYGRRYYILDGHHRAFALWKLGFREVEALVLRPKVRFLPGVVRTAEKSGLRGIGGIKIVRD
- a CDS encoding class I SAM-dependent methyltransferase, translated to MVEYFDRIAERYDGWYRTKTGRYVDRTEKWLIFSMLRTRRGRALDLGCGTGNYTLELKRMGFDVVGLDASEGMLRVARSKGLNCVRGDAYSLPFPDGSFDLVLSVTMFEFIHEPENVISEIYRVLRPGGEAVIGTMNGRSVWFLFKRLKSLFVETAYRYARFYTPSELEELLLGAGFGEVESAGVIFFPSFWPFTGLAEGTDRKCHRKCRNLAAFVAVRGRKV
- a CDS encoding MTH1187 family thiamine-binding protein, producing MAVAELCLFPLGTESPSVGEYLRPVIDVIASSGLKYRVCPMGTVVEGPVDEILELVERCHRAILEAGAKRVVISLKIDDRIDKPPTIEGKVGV
- a CDS encoding MoaD/ThiS family protein; protein product: MKVMFYATFREIIGRRKVEVHGVRTVRELIDYLAEHYTPEIKKQLLGTPRVGPDKPIDGMVLVNGHNVFHLKGLDTELSEEDVVHIFPPAGGG